From one Eucalyptus grandis isolate ANBG69807.140 chromosome 9, ASM1654582v1, whole genome shotgun sequence genomic stretch:
- the LOC104418468 gene encoding uncharacterized protein LOC104418468: MEADHRAGAAALNKTSKPVTDDDHGNDPPCKNRSCFFCVMNEPDPSLRRARIAACFKQIPLDDDPQTVLVLSGLWNVAMAQPDNQEFPSLGLFDCLARLILRGVHDKEWLRRDQNVYVPYYAAHVVGSYVMNKARLAEKAVKSGVVPGLMELMRGKMSWVEQRVAVRALGHLASHDEAFEALFEFEREIVGLAMEIACNCLEVVYDEFISVSRGGRERYHVDLVTRGIGGKETEDTRAEEWASQLQCWSLYLLNCFASKSKGLDVMCKREFLRRLCGMWGGLANRHSSSPGAIGLIRTLCQSKIGRSSIASSRQVIECLCNLSRSSDDCQYTAIDGLLLLLRDPDTRHRVLDMSAAVLADLVELDGGSRGEGKRVGERITRAVLQDYHKFKYGDSKLESERSQRALEETWDLKVARRRRERLMPEEEIGERKAMVGALKREGNESFWCGEIKKAAVAYTRALDLCLLKMRKQRIVIHSNRAQCHLLMRDPEKAISDATRALCLSGAAARPHGKSLWRRSQAYDMRGLGRESLMDCLMFIQVRMGGERPGTPAKNRIPYYATRMLNKQMNATWLFARVPSKQMRRSGTGTGTGTKKKKAATCRSEHQAGKCGVKSDRADDMLMTDEDKLRWSRRRKLEGGVRTKHRAPAKDRGLLM; this comes from the exons ATGGAGGCGGACCACCGAGCCGGCGCCGCCGCACTCAACAAGACCTCCAAACCAGTCACGGATGATGACCACGGCAACGACCCGCCATGCAAGAACCGGTCCTGCTTCTTCTGCGTCATGAACGAGCCTGACCCATCTCTCCGGCGAGCCAGGATCGCCGCTTGCTTCAAACAAATCCCCCTCGATGACGACCCTCAAACCGTCCTCGTCCTCAGTGGCCTCTGGAACGTGGCGATGGCTCAGCCCGACAACCAGGAGTTCCCGTCCCTCGGCCTGTTCGACTGCTTGGCCAGATTGATCCTCCGAGGCGTCCACGACAAGGAGTGGCTCCGTAGAGATCAGAACGTGTACGTCCCCTATTATGCCGCTCACGTGGTCGGTTCGTACGTCATGAACAAGGCTCGGCTCGCGGAGAAGGCCGTGAAGTCTGGAGTCGTCCCGGGCCTCATGGAGCTCATGAGAGGGAAGATGAGTTGGGTCGAGCAGAGAGTTGCCGTCCGGGCGCTCGGCCACTTAGCCAGCCACGACGAGGCGTTCGAAGCCCTGTTCGAGTTCGAGAGAGAAATCGTGGGGCTCGCCATGGAGATTGCGTGCAATTGCCTGGAGGTGGTCTACGACGAGTTCATCAGCGTGAGCCGCGGCGGCAGAGAGAGGTACCACGTCGACCTGGTGACGAGGGGGATCGGAGGGAAGGAAACCGAGGACACGAGGGCGGAGGAGTGGGCGAGCCAGCTTCAGTGCTGGTCTCTGTACCTACTCAATTGCTTcgcaagcaaaagcaaaggtCTCGACGTGATGTGCAAGAGAGAGTTTCTGAGAAGACTGTGCGGGATGTGGGGCGGGTTGGCCAATCGACACTCCTCGTCGCCCGGTGCGATAGGGCTCATCCGGACACTATGTCAGTCCAAAATCGGAAGGTCGAGCATCGCGAGTTCAAGACAGGTCATCGAGTGCCTCTGCAATCTCTCCAGGTCGTCGGACGATTGCCAGTACACGGCCATCGACGGCCTCCTGCTGCTCCTTCGAGACCCGGACACGAGGCACCGCGTCCTGGACATGTCGGCGGCGGTTCTTGCCGACTTGGTCGAGCTGGATGGCGGCAGCCGGGGAGAAGGAAAGAGGGTCGGAGAGAGGATCACGCGGGCGGTGCTGCAAGATTACCACAAGTTCAAGTACGGGGATTCGAAGCTGGAGAGCGAGAGGTCGCAGAGGGCACTGGAGGAGACGTGGGACCTGAAggtggcgaggaggaggagggagaggctGATGCCGGAGGAGGAGATTGGAGAGAGGAAGGCCATGGTGGGGGCGCTGAAGAGGGAAGGGAACGAGAGCTTCTGGTGCGGGGAGATCAAGAAAGCTGCAGTGGCCTACACCAGGGCATTGGACTTGTGCTTGCTGAAGATGAGGAAGCAGAGGATCGTGATCCACAGCAATAGGGCGCAGTGCCACTTGCTGATGAGGGACCCGGAGAAGGCGATCAGCGACGCCACGAGGGCGCTGTGCTTGTCCGGCGCGGCGGCGAGGCCGCACGGGAAGAGCCTGTGGAGGCGGTCGCAGGCGTACGACATGAGGGGGTTGGGGAGGGAGAGCTTGATGGACTGCCTGATGTTCATCCAAGTCCGGATGGGCGGCGAGCGTCCCGGCACTCCGGCCAAGAATAGGATCCCCTACTACGCGACGCGGATGCTCAACAAGCAGATGAACGCCACATGGCTATTCGCTCGCGTGCCGAGTAAGCAGATGAGGAGGTCAGGGACGGGGACGGGGACggggacgaagaagaagaaggccgCGACATGTAGGAGTGAGCATCAAGCAGGAAAGTGCGGCGTCAAATCGGATCGAGCCGATGACATGTTGATGACCGACGAAGATAAACTCC GGtggagcagaagaagaaagctAGAAGGGGGAGTGAGGACAAAGCATCGGGCACCGGCAAAAGATAGGGGACTTCTCATGTGA